A genomic window from Nerophis lumbriciformis linkage group LG30, RoL_Nlum_v2.1, whole genome shotgun sequence includes:
- the LOC133572689 gene encoding uncharacterized protein isoform X1 → MSGPEILAERNDKHLDFSEKEIRDYAEDIGINPETEPHFMWLAKEAIVAPLPAGWLKREDEGGKIYYHNCQLNASIWQHPSKVHYSKLVVQERDRIQPKAIDGTSMVTNKQKYKKQEERKRVKDILKTQGDSKNSDPDPVEDYQDNTKTSFGDHGSESSQQQLSGEFFYSSDVLETVVEEEHGYMKYKKIKAAKSSLLSTAAINSPQILEEHPDEEFKISQEDIKAYAQDIGIDPETEPELMWLAKEAMFARLPPEWVAFQDESKNIFYYNYQLSISTWEHPCDVKYRQLVAQERERLKRSALLLDSEGKHDIEEEGSVKTTNDCIDTDAVEKMTEPGVYKKAHSENQTTEASQQQQSAECLASDHSSNHDITERGEEQYVESHLESTASTSSLQIPEEHHDEEPTLSEEEIREYARDIGIEPDREQQLMWLAKEAIVAGLPPGWMEREDETGNVYYHNCHKDTSIWEHPRKEYYCKLVLQERERIQRTAVNGANAMKTNKKKSKEKLEEKKMTNDKFKTQQVSGRLLDAGYFMAADIEVREEEWRSENAMRVHADKNQPPPGTLLSKSLPCHEEQDVWLQQKTPIETSECQLHPNSKSQTKHPQHSVENLKSLVEEHQKCEIHLEEERGAREEKRYSSEKEKRNLRQRNVENEKRSDEIDWKGDLAQLMREKELNLNLGENKVKKEDIEKVGDLDNQMEMGTCNHQEDMRKEEEATCLLEKEKGRLFHKEQRGRAEEEVKKLNKERDIGKHSFQNELKRKEEEEAETLTVKEQSTNHKDIRREEEVEAEHLMREKERKQLYQMALKREEEDAERLKREKEARACLRLKELRNEEEMEAKRLKKDMKLRLRFCMEELSRDEFKCLEQFKREKDKRIHSRQRELKREEQEEAEQLKKEQLLRIHVLQEELSKEEEEKREQLKRDREIRMRLRLEELKREEEEEVEQLKRERARRSRKEEEEAESFKESIMHLRRQKEMMEEQKKEIELLNSEREKQIHLRREELKKEEEEHLKRLEAEKEARMSQHWEQLMKEEEDTRKQKEESIRTETEKKMRLYREQLNKEEEEEERRLKLEKEKIICLHQKELRGQEEEELEQLKAEKEARMCQRREQLRRVEEEEAMVLKQEETSLKTETEQKIFRHKEHLNKEEAVEVERLTMDKEMRVHFLQEELRKEEEEEIARLKQEKETRMQQCSKDLFRKEDEDMTQWKEARIRCFQEELRREEEEQMERLKQEKQTRMHLYHEALLREEDKDVKQWKSEKEARIRCHQEDLRKEEEMINTKMGLWKEKLMREQEEAVQQLRAKMEMKLCQRREDLKKEEDVQAQRLKAEMEMRFQLRREELSKKERNVAEQLQREEAASIHIHKEKLRREEEEEVEQLKTEKKLTMQHHRDELKREEQEEVEQLKKEKEAKIRCCWEELNKAEEKKLDEMKREATKLKMEAETRMRLCKEALKKEEEKAVKEMKTENETRIRQRRERLKRDEQVEVKQMKTDMQSRIRLCKEELTREQEEAMQQLKTKKETHIHLGEKLRREEEEEIQQLKTKKETNINLCKEELRREEVEEMQQLKIKKETNIQLCKEELRREEEEDMQQLQIKKETNINLCKEELRREEVEDMQQLKIKKETNIHLCKEELRREEEEEIQQLKIKKETKIHLHQEELRKVAEEEVYQFKQNIEMRMRLCREELKREEDEVEMLRKEEKKKKKEIELRVRLQQQELRKEEDESERLKTIKETRISLLLEKLRKEEQEEAQRLKEGIGKRIHLHQQQLMIEEEDELECLKTEKETRMNLCLEKLRRDEEEEVQHRKSELEKRIRRHQQDIKREEEAEVERLKASKETRLSLYQEVVNQEERRELERLKEEKELRMHHHQENLWREEEEAAEQLKIEKGRRMLLQQELQREEEEKQEAEQFNRELYLKAEMERKICLQQEELRKEEEAQVECLKRETEKRIRLRKEEMRREEEEEVERLKREKIKKIRLRQEKLRKEENVERSQSEKETRLRLRQGREKEKKKTHVRQEEVTKEEEVESLTRDKEKQSSLPEEDQTKEEETQKQKKEKEEQINFCKEELSRKEQNTEQEKRDKERRAHPRQEKPRKEDTMDRLRGVKECRMRFPQEKQQREEADQKRISPHQEKRIPEKVETDSLNMEIQTKTCVHQDEPNREEEVSECLKPHNDNNNLFHQLNVSIEENEDANEDANRSAMRKNEKEKCTCLHQEELREEEVETDRFKREKERRTYGGQEELSREDQRQEELSREEEVEIQRLKKEKETRTLLLQQELRREEEEKALFFKKEKERRTLLRQEQLKKEEEEEAEYLRREKEKRLHLCQVDLMRKEEENRLNREKEKRTRLHQIELSKEEEEERFRREQEMRLRLRHEDLIKEEEEEAERLKMEKKKRMQLHLEELRKAEEEEAEKLKREKAKRMQLFQEELRREEEEERLRKQKETRLRLCLEELKRQEEEEMAQLKREKEKRMRLCQEKLRREEEEEVERLKRKKEKRMNLHQEDLRREEEEEVEQLKKKMCIFQLELRGDTEGNLERFKEKRLRLQEIDMRGEEEEKKLKTEYRDRLRALRLRLMTWRKEEKVLLNNLSDQTEELTQCDQEIDDETFRLQTVDICIDRGTSDQSTQIRQYFEHLRAEAEELQENQMFYSQEKDVPHLQSLRIRASLWTKKNQHQNQGWKKTTVGTIIGK, encoded by the exons ACATCAAGGCATATGCACAGGACATTGGTATTGATCCAGAGACGGAGCCGGAGCTTATGTGGCTTGCCAAGGAGGCAATGTTTGCCCGACTGCCTCCAGAGTGGGTTGCTTT CCAAGATGAGAGTAAGAATATTTTCTATTACAACTACCAGTTATCGATATCCACATGGGAGCATCCTTGCGATGTGAAGTACCGCCAACTGGTGGCTCAAGAGCGTGAGCGCCTCAAGCGGAGTGCTCTCCTCTTGGACTCAGAAGGCAAACATGATATAGAAGAAGAGGGGTCTGTTAAAACAACAAAT GACTGCATAGACACTGATGCAGTGGAGAAGATGACTGAGCCAGGAGTGTACAAGAAAGCTCATTCTGAGAACCAAACTACTGAAGCATCACAGCAACAG CAATCAGCAGAGTGTCTGGCTTCTGACCACTCTTCTAACCATGACATCACTGAGAGGGGGGAAGAGCAGTATGTCGAGAG CCACCTTGAGTCCACAGCAAGCACGAGTAGCCTACAGATCCCTGAGGAGCACCATGATGAAGAACCTACTCTTTCTGAAGAag AGATTAGGGAATATGCACGGGATATAGGCATTGAACCAGATAGAGAGCAACAGCTTATGTGGCTTGCCAAGGAGGCAATTGTTGCTGGACTTCCTCCAGGATGGATGGAGCG AGAAGATGAAACCGGGAATGTTTACTATCACAACTGCCACAAGGACACATCCATTTGGGAGCATCCCAGAAAGGAGTACTACTGTAAGCTGGTGCTTCAGGAGCGTGAGCGTATCCAGCGCACAGCTGTTAACGGGGCCAATGCGATGAAGACGAACAAGAAGAAATCCAAAGAGAAACTTGAGGAAAAGAAAATGACCAATGACAAATTCAAAACACAGCAA GTGTCAGGAAGGCTGCTGGATGCTGGTTATTTTATGGCAGCGGATATTGAAGTGAGGGAAGAAGAGTGGCGATCAGAGAATGCTATGAG GGTCCATGCAGACAAAAATCAACCTCCACCTGGTACCTTACTGTCCAAAAGTCTACCATGCCATGAGGAGCAAGATGTATGGCTGCAACAAAAAACACCAATAGAAACATCTGAATGTCAACTTCATCCTAATTCCAAATCCCAAACTAAACATCCTCAACACTCTGTAGAAAATTTGAAGAGCCTAGTGGAAGAACATCAGAAGTGTGAAATCCATCTTGAAGAGGAGAGAGGAGCGAGGGAGGAAAAGAGGTACAGTTCTGAAAAAGAGAAGCGCAATCTGAGACAGAGAAACGTAGAGAACGAAAAAAGAAGTGATGAAATCGATTGGAAGGGGGATCTCGCACAGTTGATGAGAGAAAAGGAGCTTAACTTGAATCTTGGTGAAAACAAGGTAAAGAAAGAGGATATTGAGAAGGTGGGGGATTTGGATAATCAGATGGAAATGGGAACGTGTAACCACCAGGAGGACATGAGGAAAGAAGAGGAGGCCACGTGTTTGCTGGAGAAAGAGAAGGGAAGACTTTTCCACAAGGAACAACGAGGTAGAGCGGAAGAGGAGGTCAAGAAGTTGAATAAGGAAAGGGACATTGGAAAACACAGCTTCCAGAATGAGCTGAAGaggaaagaagaagaggaggcagAAACTTTAACAGTCAAGGAGCAGTCTACAAACCACAAAGATATAAGGAGGGAGGAAGAGGTAGAGGCAGAGCACCTCATGAGGGAGAAGGAAAGAAAACAATTGTATCAGATGGCGCTGAAAAGGGAAGAAGAGGATGCTGAGAGGTTGAAAAGAGAAAAAGAGGCGAGAGCCTGTCTTCGACTGAAAGAGCTGAGAAATGAGGAAGAGATGGAGGCGAAGCGTTTAAAGAAGGATATGAAATTGAGACTACGTTTTTGTATGGAGGAACTGAGTAGAGATGAATTTAAATGTTTGGAACAATTCAAAAGGGAAAAGGATAAGAGAATACATTCACGCCAAAGGGAGCTGAAAAGAGAGGAGCAGGAGGAGGCAGAACAATTGAAGAAGGAGCAGCTGCTAAGGATACATGTCTTACAAGAGGAACTAAGCAAAGAGGAGGAGGAAAAGCGTGAGCAGTTGAAAAGGGACCGGGAGATAAGAATGCGCCTCCGACTGGAGGAGCTAAAaagagaggaagaagaggaggtagAACAGTTGAAGAGGGAGAGGGCAAGGAGGAGtaggaaggaggaagaggaggcagAAAGTTTTAAAGAGTCCATAATGCATCTTCGTCGGCAGAAAGAGATGATGGAAGAGCAAAAAAAGGAGATTGAGTTGTTGAACAGTGAAAGAGAGAAGCAGATACATCTCAGACGGGAGGagctaaaaaaagaagaagaagaacatttGAAACGGTTGGAGGCAGAGAAGGAGGCAAGAATGAGCCAGCACTGGGAACAGctgatgaaagaggaagaggacacGCGAAAGCAAAAggaagaaagcataagaacagagACTGAAAAGAAAATGCGCCTTTACAGGGAGCAGCTGaataaagaagaggaggaggaggaaaggcGGTTGAAACTGGAGAAAGAGAAAATAATTTGTCTTCACCAGAAGGAGCTAAGGGGACAGGAAGAAGAAGAGTTGGAGCAGTTGAAAGCAGAAAAAGAGGCAAGAATGTGTCAGCGCCGGGAACAGCTGAGGAGAGTTGAAGAGGAGGAGGCTATGGTGTTAAAGCAGGAGGAGACAAGCCTGAAAACAGAGACTGAGCAGAAAATTTTCCGCCACAAGGAGCACCTAAATAAAGAGGAAGCGGTGGAAGTAGAGCGGCTGACGATGGACAAAGAGATGAGAGTGCATTTCCTCCAGGAGGAGCTaaggaaagaggaagaggaggagatagCCAGGTTGAAACAGGAAAAGGAGACTAGAATGCAGCAGTGTTCCAAGGACCTCTTTCGAAAGGAAGACGAAGACATGACGCAGTGGAAGGAGGCAAGAATTCGCTGTTTCCAAGAAGAGCTGAGGCGAGAGGAAGAGGAGCAGATGGAGAGGCTGAAACAGGAGAAGCAGACTAGAATGCATCTCTACCATGAGGCCCTACTTCGAGAAGAGGACAAAGACGTGAAGCAGTGGAAGAGTGAGAAGGAAGCAAGAATTCGCTGTCACCAAGAAGATTTGAGGAAAGAGGAAGAAATGATCAATACAAAAATGGGCCTATGGAAGGAGAAGTTGATGAGAGAGCAAGAGGAGGCGGTGCAGCAGTTGAGGGCAAAGATGGAAATGAAATTGTGCCAACGTCGGGAGGATCTGAAGAAAGAAGAAGACGTGCAGGCACAGCGCTTGAAGgctgagatggagatgagatttCAACTCCGCCGGGAGGAGTTAAGCAAAAAGGAAAGGAATGTGGCTGAGCAGTTACAGAGGGAGGAGGCGGCAAGTATTCATATCCACAAAGAAAAGCTTAGaagagaggaagaggaagaggtggaacagttgaaaacaGAAAAGAAGTTGACAATGCAACACCACAGGGATGAGCTAAAGAGAGAGGAACAGGAGGAGGTTGAGCAgctgaagaaggagaaggaggcaaAAATCCGCTGTTGTTGGGAAGAGTTAAACAAAGCAGAAGAAAAAAAGTTGGACGAAATGAAGAGGGAGGCAACTAAATTAAAGATGGAGGCGGAAACAAGAATGCGCCTCTGCAAAGAGGCGCTGAAGAAAGAGGAAGAGAAAGCAGTAAAGGAGATGAAGACTGAAAATGAAACAAGAATACGTCAACGCCGGGAAAGGTTGAAGAGAGATGAACAGGTGGAGGTGAAGCAAATGAAGACAGATATGCAATCAAGGATACGTCTTTGCAAGGAGGAGCTGACGAGAGAGCAagaagaggcgatgcagcagttgAAGACTAAGAAAGAAACACATATACATCTCGGCGAGAAACTGAGgagagaggaagaagaggagataCAGCAGTTGAAGACTAAGAAGGAAACAAATATAAATCTCTGCAAGGAGGAACTGAGGAGAGAAGAAGTAGAGGAGATGCAGCAGTTGAAGATTAAAAAGGAGACAAATATACAACTTTGCAAGGAGGAACTAAGGAGAGAGGAAGAAGAGGACATGCAGCAGTTACAAATTAAGAAGGAAACAAATATAAATCTCTGCAAGGAGGAACTGAGGAGAGAAGAAGTAGAGGATATGCAGCAGTTGAAGATTAAAAAGGAGACAAATATACATCTCTGCAAGGAGGAACTGAGgagagaggaagaagaggagataCAGCAGTTGAAGATTAAAAAGGAAACAAAAATACATCTCCACCAGGAGGAGCTGAGAAAAGTGGCAGAGGAGGAGGTGTATCAGTTCAAACAGAATATAGAGATGAGAATGCGCCTCTGCCGGGAGGAGTTAAAGAGAGAGGAAGATGAGGTGGAGATGTTgaggaaggaggagaagaagaaaaagaaagagaTTGAGCTGAGAGTGCGTCTTCAGCAGCAGGAGCTGAGGAAAGAAGAAGATGAGTCAGAGCGTTTAAAGACCATCAAGGAGACCAGAATAAGCCTCCTGTTGGAAAAGCTGCGCAAAGAAGAGCAGGAAGAGGCACAGCGTTTAAAAGAGGGGATTGGAAAGAGAATACACCTCCACCAGCAGCAGCTCATGATAGAGGAAGAAGATGAGTTGGAGTGTTTAAAAACTGAAAAGGAGACAAGAATGAACCTGTGTCTAGAAAAGTTGCGCAGAGATGAAGAAGAGGAGGTGCAGCATAGAAAAAGTGAGCTCGAAAAGAGAATACGTCGCCACCAACAGGATATTAAGAGAGAGGAAGAAGCTGAGGTGGAACGTTTGAAGGCATCAAAGGAAACAAGATTGAGCCTCTACCAGGAGGTGGTAAATCAAGAGGAACGTAGAGAGTTGGAGCGTttgaaggaggagaaggagtTAAGAATGCACCACCACCAAGAAAACCTGTGGAGAGAAGAAGAAGAGGCAGCGGAGCAGCTAAAGATTGAAAAGGGGAGGAGAATGCTTCTCCAGCAGGAGCTACaaagagaggaggaggagaagcagGAGGCGGAACAGTTTAATAGGGAGCTCTATTTGAAGGCAGAAATGGAGAGAAAAATCTGTCTGCAACAGGAGGAgctgagaaaagaagaggaggctcAAGTTGAGTGCTTAAAGAGGGAGACAGAGAAAAGAATACGTCTTCGAAAGGAGGAGATGAGgagggaggaagaagaagaggttGAGCGATTAAAGCGGGAAAAAATTAAGAAGATACGACTTCGGCAGGAAAAACTGAGGAAAGAAGAAAATGTAGAAAGGTCGCAAAGCGAAAAAGAGACCAGACTGCGTCTCCGTCAGGGCAGGgagaaggagaaaaagaaaacACATGTCCGTCaagaggaagtgaccaaagaggaGGAGGTCGAATCACTAACAAGGGACAAGGAGAAACAGTCCAGTCTCCCCGAGGAAGATCAGACTAAAGAAGAAGAGACACAGAAACAAAAGAAAGAAAAGGAGGAGCAAATTAATTTTTGCAAAGAAGAGCTTAGCAGAAAGGAACAGAATACTGAGCAAGAAAAGAGAGACAAAGAAAGGAGAGCACATCCACGTCAGGAAAAGCCACGGAAAGAAGATACTATGGATCGTCTTAGAGGGGTAAAAGAATGCAGAATGCGTTTTCCTCAGGAGAAGCAACAGAGAGAAGAGGCGGATCAGAAGAGAATATCTCCACATCAGGAGAAACGGATTCCAGAGAAGGTGGAGACAGATTCGTTAAACATGGAAATACAGACCAAAACATGTGTACACCAAGACGAGCCTAACCGAGAGGAAGAGGTGTCAGAGTGTTTAAAGCcacacaatgacaacaacaatCTTTTCCATCAGCTGAATGTGAGTATAGAGGAAAATGAGGACGCTAATGAGGACGCTAATAGGTCGGCAATGAGGAAGAATGAAAAAGAGAAGTGTACATGTCTCCACCAGGAGGAATTGAGAGAAGAAGAGGTGGAGACGGATCGATTTAAGAGGGAAAAAGAGCGAAGAACATATGGAGGCCAAGAGGAGCTAAGTAGAGAAGATCAACGCCAAGAGGAGCTGAGTAGAGAAGAGGAGGTGGAGATTCAGCGGTTGAAAAAGGAGAAGGAGACAAGAACACTTCTCCTCCAGCAGGAACTGAGGAGGGAAGAAGAGGAGAAGGCACTGTTTTTTAAAAAGGAGAAAGAGAGACGAACACTACTACGACAAGAGCAGCTgaagaaagaggaagaggaggaggcggAGTACTTGAGGAGGGAAAAGGAAAAGAGACTGCATCTTTGCCAGGTGGACCTCATGAGAAAGGAAGAGGAGAACAGGTTGAACAGGGAGAAGGAAAAAAGAACACGTCTCCACCAGATAGAGCTAagtaaagaagaagaggaggagcggTTCAGGAGGGAGCAGGAGATGAGACTGCGTCTTCGCCATGAGGACCTGAtcaaggaggaagaggaggaggcggAAAGGTTGAAAATGGAAAAGAAGAAGAGAATGCAATTACACCTAGAAGAGCTGAGGAAGGCGGAGGAGGAGGAAGCCGAAAAGTTAAAAAGGGAAAAAGCCAAAAGAATGCAACTTTTTCAGGAAGAGTTGAggagagaggaagaggaggaacggtTGAGAAAGCAGAAGGAAACGAGGTTACGCCTCTGCCTGGAAGAACTTAAGCGACAGGAAGAGGAGGAGATGGCGCAGCTAAAGAGGGAGAAGGAGAAGAGAATGCGCCTCTGTCAGGAAAAGTTAAgaagagaggaagaggaggaggtggAGAGGCTGAAGAGGAAGAAGGAGAAAAGAATGAATCTCCACCAGGAGGACCTCAGgagggaggaagaagaggaagtggaGCAATTGAAGAAGAAAATGTGCATCTTCCAGTTGGAATTGAGGGGCGACACTGAGGGAAATTTGGAGAGATTTAAAGAAAAGCGACTGCGTCTTCAAGAAATAGATATGAGGGGAGAAGAGGAAGAGAAGAAACTGAAGACAGAGTACAGGGATAGGCTCAG GGCGCTGCGACTGCGTCTCATGACATGGAGGAAAGAAGAGAAGGTTTTGTTGAACAATTTATCTGACCAGACTGAAGAATTAACACAATGTGACCAAGAGATAGACGACGAGACATTCAG gcTCCAGACAGTGGACATATGCATTGACAGGGGAACATCAGACCAGTCTACTCAGATAAGGCAGTACTTTGAGCATCTGAGGGCGGAAGCAGAGGAGCTGCAGGAAAACCAGATGTTTTACAGTCAAGAG